A genome region from Prionailurus viverrinus isolate Anna chromosome A3, UM_Priviv_1.0, whole genome shotgun sequence includes the following:
- the RBM12 gene encoding RNA-binding protein 12 — protein MAVVIRLQGLPIVAGTMDIRHFFSGLTIPDGGVHIVGGELGEAFIVFATDEDARLGMMRTGGTIKGSKVTLLLSSKTEMQNMIELSRRRFETANLDIPPANASRSGPPPSSGMGGRVNLPTTVPNFNNPSPSVVTAATSVHESNKNIQTFSTASIGTAPPNMGASFGSPTFSSTIPSTASPMNTVPPPPIPPIPAMPSLPPMPSIPPIPVPPPVPTLPPVPPVPPIPPVPSVPPMTPLPPMSGMPPLNPPPVAPLPAGMNGSGAPMNLNNNLNPVFLGPLNPVNPIQMNSQSSVKPLPINPDDLYVSVHGMPFSAMENDVRDFFHGLRVDAVHLLKDHVGRNNGNGLVKFLSPQDTFEALKRNRMLMIQRYVEVSPATERQWVAAGGHITFKQSIGPSGQTHPPPQTLPRSKSPSGQKRSRSRSPHEAGFCVYLKGLPFEAENKHVIDFFKKLDIVEDSIYIAYGPNGKATGEGFVEFRNEADYKAALCRHKQYMGNRFIQVHPITKKGMLEKIDMIRKRLQNFSYDQREMMLNPEGDVSSAKVCAHITNIPFSITKMDVLQFLEGIPVDENAVHVLVDNNGQGLGQALVQFKNEDDARKSERLHRKKLNGREAFVHVVTLEDMREIEKNPPAQGKKGLKIPVPGNPAVPGVPSVGMPNAGMPNAGMPSTGMPGTGMPGAGMPGTGMPGAGMPGAGMPGAGMPGAGMPGGGMPGAGGEEHAFLTVGSKEANSGPPFNFPGNFGGSNAFGPPLPPPGLGGAFGDARPGMPSVGNSGLPGLGLDVPGFGGGPNNLSGPGFAGGPQNFGNGPGSLGGPPGFGSGPPGLGSAPGHLSGPPAFGPGPGPGPGPIHIGGPPGFGSSSGKPGPTVIKVQNMPFTVSIDEILDFFYGYQVIPGSVCLKYNEKGMPTGEAMVAFESRDEATAAVIDLNDRPIGSRKVKLVLG, from the coding sequence ATGGCTGTGGTCATCCGTTTGCAAGGTCTCCCAATTGTGGCGGGGACCATGGACATTCGCCACTTCTTCTCTGGATTGACCATCCCTGATGGGGGCGTGCATATTGTAGGGGGTGAACTGGGTGAGGCTTTCATCGTTTTTGCCACTGATGAAGATGCAAGGCTTGGTATGATGCGCACAGGTGGTACAATTAAAGGGTCAAAAGTAACACTTTTGTTGAGTAGTAAAACGGAAATGCAGAATATGATTGAACTGAGTCGTAGGCGTTTTGAAACTGCCAACTTAGATATACCACCAGCAAATGCTAGTAGATCAGGACCACCACCTAGCTCAGGAATGGGTGGCAGGGTAAACTTGCCTACAACAGTACCTAACTTTAATAATCCTTCACCCAGTGTAGTTACTGCCGCTACATCGGTTCATGAAAGCAACAAAAACATACAGACATTTTCCACAGCCAGCATAGGAACAGCTCCTCCAAATATGGGGGCTTCTTTTGGGAGCCCAACGTTTAGCTCAACCATTCCAAGCACAGCGTCTCCAATGAACACAGTCCCACCACCACCAATTCCTCCAATCCCAGCGATGCCATCTTTGCCACCAATGCCGTCCATTCCCCCAATACCAGTTCCTCCTCCGGTACCTACATTGCCTCCTGTGCCTCCTGTGCCCCCAATCCCCCCAGTCCCTTCTGTGCCACCCATGACCCCACTGCCACCCATGTCAGGCATGCCACCCTTGAACCCGCCACCTGTGGCCCCTCTACCTGCTGGAATGAATGGCTCTGGAGCACCTATGAATCTGAACAATAACCTGAACCCCGTGTTTCTGGGTCCATTGAATCCTGTTAACCCTATCCAGATGAACTCTCAAAGCAGTGTGAAACCACTTCCCATCAACCCCGATGATCTGTATGTCAGTGTACATGGTATGCCCTTTTCTGCAATGGAAAATGATGTCAGAGATTTTTTCCATGGGCTCCGTGTTGATGCAGTGCATTTGTTGAAAGATCATGTAGGTCGAAATAATGGGAACGGATTGGTTAAATTTCTCTCCCCTCAAGATACATTTGAAGctttgaaaagaaacagaatgctGATGATTCAACGCTATGTGGAAGTTAGTCCTGCCACAGAGAGACAGTGGGTAGCTGCTGGAGGCCATATCACTTTTAAGCAAAGTATAGGACCTTCTGGAcaaacccatcccccacctcagACACTTCCCAGGTCAAAATCGCCCAGTGGGCAGAAAAGGTCGAGGTCAAGATCACCACATGAGGCTGGTTTTTGTGTTTACTTGAAAGGGCTACCATttgaagcagaaaacaaacatgtcattgatttttttaaaaagttggataTTGTGGAAGATAGTATTTATATCGCTTATGGACCCAATGGGAAAGCAACTGGTGAAGGCTTCGTAGAATTCAGAAATGAGGCTGACTATAAGGCTGCTCTGTGTCGTCATAAACAATACATGGGCAATCGCTTTATTCAAGTTCATCCAATTACTAAGAAAGGCATGCTAGAAAAGATAGATATGATTCGTAAAAGACTGCAGAACTTCAGCTATGACCAGAGGGAAATGATGTTAAATCCGGAGGGGGATGTCAGCTCTGCCAAAGTCTGTGCTCACATAACAAATATTCCATTCAGCATTACCAAGATGGATGTTCTTCAGTTCCTAGAAGGAATCCCAGTGGATGAAAATGCTGTACATGTTCTTGTTGATAACAATGGGCAAGGTCTAGGACAGGCATTGGTTcagtttaaaaatgaagatgatgCACGTAAGTCTGAACGCTTACACCGTAAAAAACTTAACGGGAGAGAAGCTTTTGTTCATGTAGTTACTCTAGAAGATatgagagaaattgagaaaaatccCCCTGCCCAAGGAAAAAAAGGGTTAAAGATACCTGTGCCAGGTAATCCTGCAGTTCCAGGAGTGCCCAGTGTGGGAATGCCCAATGCGGGAATGCCCAATGCGGGAATGCCCAGTACAGGAATGCCCGGTACAGGAATGCCCGGTGCGGGAATGCCTGGTACAGGAATGCCCGGTGCTGGAATGCCTGGTGCCGGAATGCCCGGTGCCGGAATGCCTGGTGCGGGAATGCCCGGTGGAGGAATGCCTGGTGCAGGAGGTGAAGAACATGCCTTCCTGACTGTAGGATCTAAGGAGGCCAACAGTGGGCCTCCATTTAACTTTCCTGGTAATTTTGGCGGGTCGAATGCCTTTGGGCCACCACTCCCTCCTCCAGGATTAGGAGGGGCCTTTGGTGATGCTAGGCCTGGTATGCCTTCAGTTGGAAATAGTGGTTTGCCTGGTCTAGGACTGGATGTTCCAGGTTTTGGAGGTGGACCAAATAATTTAAGTGGGCCAGGATTTGCAGGAGGCCCTCAGAATTTTGGAAATGGCCCTGGTAGTTTAGGTGGCCCCCCAGGTTTTGGAAGTGGCCCTCCTGGTCTTGGAAGTGCACCTGGGCATTTGAGTGGGCCGCCAGCCTTTGGGCCtggccctgggcctgggcctggcccaATTCACATTGGTGGACCCCCTGGCTTTGGATCTAGTTCTGGAAAACCAGGACCAACAGTAATTAAAGTGCAGAATATGCCCTTTACTGTGTCTATTGATGagattttagatttcttttatgGCTATCAAGTGATCCCAGGCTCAGTGtgtttaaaatacaatgaaaaaggTATGCCCACAGGCGAAGCCATGGTGGCCTTTGAATCTCGGGATGAAGCCACAGCTGCTGTCATTGACTTAAATGACAGACCTATAGGCTCAAGGAAAGTAAAACTTGTCTTAGGGTAG